A region from the Desulfuromonas sp. TF genome encodes:
- a CDS encoding monovalent cation/H+ antiporter subunit D family protein: MAYQHSIWPLAAILVSLLGTVPIMVSARRPNLRESWTVLIAVAKFGIIALMLPAVLAGGGFVFTLAEVLPGVPIQLRVDPLGMYFALIASFLWIFTSIYSIGYMRSLKEHDQTRYFASFAIAISATIGVAFSANLLTLYLFYEMLSLSTYPLVTHEQNDEARRSGRKYLTYILGTSIGFALPAMLITYASAGTLDFTPGGIMTGAASPATIGLLLVLFVFGFAKAGIMPFHGWLPAAMVAPTPVSSFLHGVAVVKVGVFSILRVILDILGPDLLRQLDYGVALTYFVSITILVASLVALTQDNLKRRLAYSTIGQLSYMVLGAGMLSAAGMTGGVMHIAMHAFGKITLFFCAGAIYVASHKKYISEMDGLGRQMPVTYMAFFLGSLSIIGMPPLGGFISKWNLVIGAVEADQLVLVVVLLVSSLLNAAYFFPIVYRGFFAAPAAGVSSGIKEAPIFCLLPLTVTALCSVALFFYPTVFLQLIQKALFP, translated from the coding sequence ATGGCGTACCAACATTCCATCTGGCCACTGGCCGCGATTCTCGTCTCGCTGCTCGGCACCGTTCCGATCATGGTGTCGGCCCGCCGTCCCAATCTGCGGGAGAGCTGGACGGTTCTGATCGCCGTCGCCAAGTTCGGCATCATCGCATTGATGCTGCCGGCCGTGCTGGCCGGGGGCGGGTTCGTCTTCACTCTCGCCGAGGTCTTACCGGGGGTGCCGATTCAGCTGAGAGTCGATCCTCTGGGAATGTACTTCGCCCTGATCGCATCCTTCCTCTGGATCTTCACCTCCATCTACTCCATCGGCTACATGCGCTCCCTGAAGGAGCACGATCAGACCCGCTATTTCGCCTCCTTCGCCATAGCCATTTCGGCGACCATCGGCGTCGCCTTCTCGGCCAATCTGCTGACCCTCTATCTCTTCTACGAGATGCTTTCGCTCTCCACCTACCCGCTGGTAACCCACGAGCAGAATGACGAGGCCCGCCGCTCGGGACGCAAGTACCTTACCTATATTCTCGGCACCTCCATCGGATTTGCGCTGCCGGCGATGCTCATCACCTACGCCTCCGCCGGCACCCTCGACTTCACGCCGGGGGGCATCATGACCGGAGCAGCCTCTCCCGCCACCATAGGCCTGCTGCTGGTTCTTTTCGTTTTCGGTTTCGCCAAGGCCGGGATCATGCCCTTTCACGGCTGGCTCCCCGCAGCCATGGTCGCTCCCACGCCGGTCAGCTCCTTTCTGCACGGCGTGGCGGTGGTCAAGGTCGGGGTGTTCTCCATCCTGCGGGTCATTTTGGATATTCTGGGACCCGATCTGCTGCGCCAGCTCGATTACGGCGTCGCCCTGACCTACTTCGTCTCGATCACCATCCTGGTCGCCTCTCTGGTCGCCCTGACCCAGGACAATCTCAAGCGGCGGCTGGCCTATTCGACCATCGGCCAGCTCTCCTACATGGTGCTTGGCGCCGGCATGCTCTCGGCGGCCGGAATGACCGGCGGAGTCATGCATATCGCCATGCACGCCTTCGGCAAGATCACCCTCTTCTTCTGCGCCGGCGCGATCTATGTCGCCAGTCACAAGAAATACATCAGCGAGATGGACGGCCTGGGGCGGCAGATGCCCGTCACCTATATGGCCTTCTTCCTCGGTTCGCTCAGCATCATCGGCATGCCGCCCCTGGGGGGGTTCATCAGCAAATGGAATCTGGTCATCGGCGCGGTGGAAGCCGATCAGCTGGTCCTGGTGGTGGTGCTCCTGGTGAGTTCGCTGCTCAACGCCGCTTATTTTTTTCCGATCGTATACCGGGGTTTTTTCGCCGCTCCGGCCGCAGGGGTGTCGAGCGGCATCAAGGAAGCGCCGATTTTCTGCCTGCTGCCGCTGACCGTGACGGCGCTCTGTTCGGTGGCGCTCTTTTTCTACCCTACAGTTTTTCTGCAGCTG